A stretch of DNA from Arthrobacter globiformis:
TTGCTGCCGCCGGCGTCGACGCCGTCATCCACTTCGCCGGCCTGAAGGCCGTAGGGGAATCCGTCCGCGAACCCCTCAGCTACTACTACAACAACCTCGTGGGCACCCTCAACCTCGTCCGGGCCATGGAGCGCCACGACGTCCGCTCCATCGTCTTCAGTTCCTCCGCCACCGTCTACGGCGAACATAACGCCGTGCCCTACGTCGAAAAAATGGAAATTGGCGCGAACAACCCGTACGGCCGCACCAAGGAACAGATCGAAGACATCCTCTCCGACATCGGCACCGCCGACGACCGCTGGAACATCGCCCTGCTGCGCTACTTCAACCCGGTCGGCACCCACCCGTCCGGCCGCATCGGCGAAGACCCCCAGGGCATCCCGAACAACCTCGTGCCGTTCATCGCCCAGGTCGCCGTCGGCCGACGCGAAAAACTAATGGTCTTGGGCGGGGACTACGACACACCGGACGGTACCTGCCTGCGCGACTACATCCATGTGGTGGACCTTGCCGAAGGCCATGTTGCCGCCCTGAACCACGTGGCTGACCACGCCGGTGTATTCCGCTGGAACCTCGGCTCAGGCAAGGGCTCCTCGGTACTGGAAGTCCTGAGGTCCTTCGAAAAGGCCGTGGGCCGGCCGATTCCCCACGAAATCACGGCGCGCCGCGCCGGTGACCTTCCCGCCTTCTGGGCTGATGCCACGTCCGCCCTAGCCGACCTCGGCTGGTCAACCACCAAGACCGTGGACCAGATGTGCGAGGATCACTGGCGCTGGCAGGAGAATAACCCCAACGGGTACGCCGGTTAGGAGGACCGGCATCCGGCAACTACGCCCCCTGTGGAGCCCTGGCCACCGTCGGCACGAAGGACTAACAGATGTTCCAACTCAAGCATTGGCGGGCAAGAGCCCTCAGCGCCGCACTTGCGGCAGTGCTGCTGACCAGCTGCGCCGGGCCGCCGGCCGGGAACGTAGTCACTCTGAGTTTCTTCCAGTTCAAGCCCGAAGCTGTCCAGGAATTCGCCGGCCTTATCGACGAGTTCGAAGCTGCGAATCCCGGCATCAGGGTGCTCCAGAACAACGTCCCGGACCCGGACACCGCCATCCGAACCCTCCTCGTCAAGAACAAGACACCGGATGTGCTGACACTCAACGGGAACGCCAGCTTCGGACTCCTCGCCAAAGCCTGTGTCTTCGCCGACCTCAGCCAGGAACCCTCGGCGCAGGAGGTTCTGCCCGCAGTGCAGGACATCCTCAATGCCAACGGGAGGTGCAGGGACTCCGAAATCAACGGCCTTCCCATGGCGAACAATGCCAGCGGCATCCTGTACAACCCCGAGATTTTCGCGAAGTACGGGGTTTCTGTGCCTCAGACGTGGGACGGGCTGATTGCTGCGGCCGAGACGTTCAAGGCCAATGGCGTCGCACCGTTTTACATGACCCTCAAGGACGCGTGGACCACCTCCCCGGCACTGGTGAACCTCGCCGCCCAGCTGCAGCCCGAAGGCTTTTTTGACCGGCTCCGCGCGGCCGGTACCGACCG
This window harbors:
- a CDS encoding ABC transporter substrate-binding protein, giving the protein MFQLKHWRARALSAALAAVLLTSCAGPPAGNVVTLSFFQFKPEAVQEFAGLIDEFEAANPGIRVLQNNVPDPDTAIRTLLVKNKTPDVLTLNGNASFGLLAKACVFADLSQEPSAQEVLPAVQDILNANGRCRDSEINGLPMANNASGILYNPEIFAKYGVSVPQTWDGLIAAAETFKANGVAPFYMTLKDAWTTSPALVNLAAQLQPEGFFDRLRAAGTDRNNSPVSFSKDYQEVADKLLQLFTYAQPGAAGVDYASGNKAFADGKSAMYLNGSFAVPAIRAANPEAKIATFPYPVTNNPANTTVVSGVDVTLAMGRETPHRAEAQKFIDFLLSKEVIDRYAKNQSAFAPTRSAAPQQDPALQGMASYFTSGKLDGYMDHQLPPSIPLVNITQQFVLDGDKARYLNTLDNEWFKIAARMPKRGDQ
- the galE gene encoding UDP-glucose 4-epimerase GalE; this translates as MKILVTGGTGYIGSHTVLSLQEAAHEVVVIDNLVNSSEESMRRVAELSGTAPEFHNVDLVNEAAVERVFAAAGVDAVIHFAGLKAVGESVREPLSYYYNNLVGTLNLVRAMERHDVRSIVFSSSATVYGEHNAVPYVEKMEIGANNPYGRTKEQIEDILSDIGTADDRWNIALLRYFNPVGTHPSGRIGEDPQGIPNNLVPFIAQVAVGRREKLMVLGGDYDTPDGTCLRDYIHVVDLAEGHVAALNHVADHAGVFRWNLGSGKGSSVLEVLRSFEKAVGRPIPHEITARRAGDLPAFWADATSALADLGWSTTKTVDQMCEDHWRWQENNPNGYAG